A single Altererythrobacter sp. BO-6 DNA region contains:
- a CDS encoding LacI family DNA-binding transcriptional regulator — MSERATIRDVAAHAGVAVKTVSRVLNGHPYVSTDTRERVEAAMKALDFRPSVAARILSGAKSNQVALIYDNHSPYYMFQIQKGCWDECHTRGIRLLAQPVDVEDPDVGEQVRGLVTETHVDGIILSSPVTDCEPVLKMLDQLDIPFVRISPGTNHALTSSVFMDDAQAADDMTTHLINAGHRRIGFIKGHKSHMASEERLFGYRRALDRVAIPFEPGLVCDGEFDFDSGVRAARQLLDMAEPPTAIFASNDDMAAGVLAVAHDRDIDVPGDLSVTGFDDTTLSRTVWPPLTTIHQPMAELARTATEILITGGDITHRRLPHQLIERASVAPPRRDNL; from the coding sequence ATGAGCGAACGCGCGACCATTCGCGATGTGGCGGCCCATGCCGGCGTGGCGGTGAAAACGGTCAGCCGCGTCCTCAACGGCCACCCCTATGTGAGCACGGACACCCGCGAGCGGGTGGAAGCGGCGATGAAGGCGCTTGATTTTCGCCCCAGCGTGGCAGCGCGCATCCTCTCCGGCGCGAAGTCCAACCAGGTCGCGCTGATCTATGACAATCACAGCCCCTATTACATGTTCCAGATCCAGAAGGGCTGCTGGGACGAATGCCATACGCGCGGGATCCGCCTGCTGGCGCAGCCGGTCGATGTCGAGGATCCCGATGTCGGCGAGCAGGTGCGCGGGCTGGTGACGGAAACCCATGTCGACGGGATCATCCTGTCCTCGCCGGTCACCGATTGCGAGCCGGTACTGAAAATGCTCGACCAGCTCGACATTCCCTTCGTGCGCATTTCGCCCGGCACCAACCATGCGCTGACCAGTTCGGTGTTCATGGACGATGCCCAGGCCGCTGACGACATGACGACGCATCTGATCAATGCCGGGCATCGCCGGATCGGCTTTATCAAGGGGCACAAGAGCCACATGGCAAGCGAAGAACGCCTGTTCGGTTATCGCCGCGCGCTTGACCGGGTGGCGATCCCGTTCGAGCCGGGCCTGGTTTGCGACGGCGAATTCGATTTCGACAGCGGGGTACGCGCCGCACGCCAGTTGCTCGACATGGCAGAGCCGCCGACGGCGATATTCGCATCGAACGACGATATGGCTGCGGGCGTGCTGGCCGTTGCGCATGACCGCGATATCGATGTGCCGGGCGATCTTTCGGTCACCGGGTTCGATGATACCACGCTCTCGCGCACGGTCTGGCCGCCGCTCACCACGATCCACCAGCCGATGGCGGAGCTGGCCCGTACCGCCACCGAAATCCTTATCACCGGCGGCGACATCACCCATCGCCGCCTGCCGCACCAGTTGATCGAGCGCGCTTCCGTCGCGCCGCCAAGAAGGGACAATCTATGA
- a CDS encoding aldo/keto reductase, whose product MSLLPPIPATRTLGASDIAISPIAWGMWRLAEDDRNAAEAARLVHAALDAGITLLDTADIYGFDGSGGFGDAEALLGEVFAAEPGLRGRMVLASKGGIMPPLPYDQSAGYLASAIDASLRRMKVDTIDLYQVHRPDILTHPQEVSRTLDDAVAAGKIRTLGVSNFTIQQVEALQHFLGHRLVSTQPEISPLRITCFENGELDQAMRLGLSVLAWSPLGGGRLLSPETARDKAVAAELDRIAKEQGVSRSVAAYGWLMAHPAGIVPIIGSQNPARIAEGVAAMGMRWTRQDWYAVLVAARGERLP is encoded by the coding sequence ATGAGCCTGTTGCCGCCGATTCCTGCCACGCGCACGCTTGGCGCCAGCGATATCGCGATTTCGCCGATCGCCTGGGGCATGTGGCGCCTCGCCGAAGACGACCGCAACGCCGCAGAGGCGGCGCGGCTCGTGCACGCAGCGCTCGATGCCGGGATCACCCTGCTCGACACGGCGGACATCTATGGCTTCGACGGCAGCGGGGGCTTCGGCGACGCCGAGGCGCTGCTGGGTGAAGTCTTCGCCGCCGAGCCCGGCTTGCGCGGCCGGATGGTGCTGGCGAGCAAGGGCGGGATCATGCCGCCGCTGCCCTATGACCAGTCGGCTGGATATCTGGCTTCGGCGATCGATGCCTCGCTGCGGCGGATGAAGGTCGACACGATCGACCTCTACCAGGTCCACAGGCCTGACATCCTCACGCACCCGCAGGAAGTCTCCCGCACGCTCGACGATGCAGTGGCAGCCGGCAAGATCCGCACGCTGGGCGTGTCGAACTTCACGATCCAGCAAGTCGAAGCGCTCCAGCACTTCCTCGGTCACAGGCTGGTATCGACCCAGCCCGAGATCAGCCCGCTGCGCATCACCTGCTTTGAAAATGGCGAGCTGGACCAGGCGATGCGGCTGGGCCTTTCGGTATTGGCGTGGTCGCCGCTCGGTGGCGGACGACTGCTTTCGCCCGAGACAGCGCGCGACAAGGCAGTGGCGGCCGAGCTTGACCGGATCGCCAAGGAGCAAGGCGTCAGCCGCTCGGTCGCGGCCTATGGCTGGCTGATGGCGCACCCGGCGGGGATCGTGCCGATCATCGGTTCGCAAAACCCGGCCCGGATCGCCGAGGGCGTGGCTGCTATGGGCATGCGCTGGACCCGACAGGATTGGTATGCGGTGCTCGTCGCCGCACGAGGAGAGAGGCTTCCGTAA
- a CDS encoding LLM class flavin-dependent oxidoreductase has product MTDKQQCEIAWFSALCDDDYEFLGVTDQYLKSSWEHCRNIVLRAEEGGFDNILLPSGYELGLDTTVFAAAVATQVKRMKLLWATRIGEDWPPQLARRIATLDRILGPDATGTTGRLNVNIISSDMPGQKMDSGPRYGRATEVMKIVRTLLNGEHLSHHGEHYQLELDPARISTISGKCPPFYFGGLSHEARECAAEGCDVYLMWPDTMDKVRENIADLKERAAKYGRTLKFGYRVHVIVRETEDEARAYADRLLSKLDDEAGRAIREKSLDAKNYGVQRQAELRSAADGDGFVEENLWTGIGRARSGCGAAIVGTPDQVLAKLRAYQAEGIEAFILSGYPHVNECDMFARYVLPQIEHGPLQF; this is encoded by the coding sequence ATGACAGATAAGCAACAATGCGAAATCGCCTGGTTCTCGGCGCTTTGTGATGACGATTACGAATTCCTCGGCGTTACTGACCAGTATCTCAAGTCTAGCTGGGAGCATTGCCGCAACATCGTGCTGCGCGCGGAGGAAGGCGGGTTCGACAATATCCTGCTGCCTTCGGGCTACGAGCTGGGGCTCGACACCACCGTGTTCGCTGCTGCCGTTGCCACCCAGGTCAAGCGGATGAAGCTGCTGTGGGCGACCCGCATCGGCGAGGACTGGCCCCCGCAGCTCGCGCGCCGGATCGCGACGCTTGACCGCATCCTTGGCCCTGACGCGACCGGCACGACCGGGCGGCTCAACGTCAACATCATTTCTTCCGACATGCCGGGGCAGAAGATGGACAGCGGCCCGCGCTATGGCCGCGCGACCGAGGTGATGAAGATCGTGCGCACGCTGCTCAATGGCGAGCATTTGAGCCACCATGGCGAGCACTACCAGCTCGAGCTCGATCCGGCGCGGATCAGCACGATTTCCGGCAAATGCCCGCCGTTCTATTTCGGCGGCCTGAGCCATGAAGCACGCGAATGTGCGGCAGAAGGCTGCGACGTCTACCTGATGTGGCCCGACACGATGGACAAGGTGCGCGAGAATATCGCCGACTTAAAGGAACGTGCCGCGAAATACGGCCGTACGCTCAAGTTCGGCTACCGCGTCCATGTGATCGTGCGCGAGACCGAAGACGAAGCGCGCGCCTATGCCGACCGCTTGCTATCGAAGCTCGACGACGAGGCCGGCCGCGCGATCCGCGAAAAGTCGCTCGATGCCAAGAATTACGGCGTCCAGCGGCAGGCCGAATTGCGCAGCGCCGCCGATGGCGACGGCTTCGTCGAGGAGAATCTGTGGACCGGCATCGGGCGCGCGCGCTCGGGCTGCGGCGCGGCGATAGTCGGCACGCCCGACCAGGTGCTCGCCAAGCTGCGCGCCTATCAGGCCGAAGGGATCGAGGCCTTCATCCTCTCGGGCTATCCGCATGTGAACGAGTGTGACATGTTCGCGCGCTATGTGCTGCCGCAGATCGAGCACGGCCCGCTGCAATTCTGA
- a CDS encoding glycerol-3-phosphate dehydrogenase, whose product MTDASPPPFDLAVIGGGVNGCGIARDAAGRGAKVLLLEAGDLAGGTSSASTKLIHGGLRYLEHYEFGLVRESLSERERLWRIAPHIAWPLRFVLPHVPGLRPRWLVRLGLFLYDHIGGRKLLPATENIALAKHPAGAPLKPEFTKAFVYSDCWVDDARLVVLNARDAADRGAEVRTRCRVTSLAREGDLWRIEAGGEAFHARAVVNAAGPAVLKLLGLAHEPAEHGMRLVRGSHIVVKKLFDHSFAYFFQLPDGRIFFAIPYEHDFTLIGTTDVDHKGGLDKVEASAEEIEYLCEGASRFFRKYVSPDDVVWTYSGVRPLLDDGSGRPEAATRGYTLELSDENEGAPMLSVFGGKLTTYRHLAQDAMDKLASRMPQLDQPGWTDAAPLPGGDFAVGTADAKVAELAARYPFLEADWAYRLVHAYGTRAWTFLGEAQSLADCGEHFGHGLTQVEVDFLVAQEWAMTAEDILWRRTKLGLRFSPEEAARLSAYLTEKVPA is encoded by the coding sequence ATGACTGACGCCTCTCCCCCACCATTCGACCTCGCCGTGATTGGCGGCGGGGTGAATGGTTGCGGCATCGCGCGCGATGCGGCGGGACGCGGGGCGAAAGTGCTGCTGCTCGAGGCGGGCGACCTGGCCGGGGGCACCTCCTCGGCTTCGACCAAGCTGATCCACGGCGGTCTGCGCTATCTCGAGCATTACGAATTCGGCCTGGTGCGCGAGAGCCTGTCCGAACGTGAGCGGCTGTGGCGGATCGCCCCGCACATCGCCTGGCCGCTGCGTTTCGTGCTGCCGCATGTGCCGGGCCTGCGACCGCGTTGGCTGGTGCGGCTGGGGCTGTTTCTTTACGATCATATCGGCGGGCGCAAGCTGTTGCCCGCGACCGAGAATATTGCGCTGGCAAAGCATCCCGCGGGCGCTCCGCTCAAACCCGAATTCACCAAGGCCTTCGTCTATTCGGACTGCTGGGTGGATGATGCCCGGCTGGTGGTGCTCAACGCCCGCGATGCTGCCGATCGCGGGGCCGAAGTCCGCACCCGTTGCCGCGTCACCTCTTTGGCGCGCGAGGGCGATCTGTGGCGGATCGAGGCAGGCGGCGAGGCGTTCCATGCCCGCGCCGTGGTCAATGCCGCCGGCCCTGCCGTGCTCAAGCTGCTTGGCCTCGCGCATGAGCCCGCCGAGCACGGGATGCGGCTGGTGCGCGGGTCGCACATTGTCGTGAAGAAGCTGTTTGATCACAGCTTCGCCTATTTCTTCCAGCTGCCCGACGGGCGGATTTTCTTCGCCATACCCTATGAGCATGACTTCACCCTGATCGGCACCACCGATGTCGACCACAAGGGCGGGCTCGACAAGGTCGAAGCGAGCGCCGAGGAAATCGAATATCTGTGCGAAGGCGCAAGCAGGTTTTTCAGGAAGTATGTTTCGCCCGACGATGTCGTATGGACCTATTCGGGCGTGCGCCCGCTGCTCGACGATGGTTCCGGACGGCCCGAAGCGGCAACACGCGGCTACACGCTCGAATTGTCAGACGAAAACGAAGGCGCACCGATGCTTTCTGTGTTTGGCGGGAAGCTGACCACCTATCGCCATTTGGCGCAGGACGCGATGGACAAGCTGGCCTCGCGCATGCCGCAACTCGACCAGCCGGGCTGGACCGATGCGGCACCGCTGCCCGGCGGGGACTTTGCGGTTGGCACGGCAGATGCGAAGGTCGCCGAGCTTGCCGCGCGCTACCCCTTCCTTGAAGCCGACTGGGCGTACCGGCTGGTCCATGCCTATGGCACCCGCGCCTGGACGTTTCTGGGCGAAGCACAATCGCTGGCCGATTGCGGAGAACATTTCGGCCATGGCCTGACGCAAGTCGAAGTGGACTTCCTCGTTGCGCAGGAATGGGCCATGACGGCAGAGGATATTTTGTGGCGCCGGACCAAGCTGGGCCTGCGCTTCTCGCCTGAAGAAGCGGCACGCTTGTCAGCATATCTAACGGAAAAGGTACCAGCATGA
- a CDS encoding NAD(P)H-dependent oxidoreductase yields the protein MTIRIVGIGGTVNPGSTTEQALRLAAAQAGSEGAEVSIFGGEYLGTLPHYRGAGYEAGSGAELVEAVRQAHGVIVAAPGYHGTLSGLVKNALDYLEDLAKDERPYLDGRAVGLIATAYGDQATMSTLLTMRSIVHALRGWPTPMGATIRTYHGLFSPDGECLEDRARLQLELVGRQTFRGARALASLDTGA from the coding sequence ATGACCATCAGGATCGTCGGCATCGGCGGCACCGTCAATCCGGGCAGCACCACCGAACAGGCGCTGCGGCTCGCCGCGGCACAGGCGGGTAGCGAAGGCGCGGAGGTATCGATCTTCGGCGGCGAATATCTTGGAACCCTCCCGCATTATCGCGGCGCGGGATACGAGGCCGGCAGCGGCGCCGAACTGGTCGAGGCGGTCCGCCAGGCGCATGGCGTGATCGTGGCTGCTCCCGGCTATCACGGCACGCTCTCCGGCCTGGTCAAGAACGCGCTCGACTATCTCGAAGACCTGGCCAAGGACGAGCGCCCCTATCTTGACGGTCGCGCCGTTGGCCTGATCGCTACCGCCTATGGAGATCAGGCGACCATGAGCACGCTGCTCACAATGCGCAGCATCGTCCATGCCCTGCGCGGCTGGCCGACTCCGATGGGCGCGACGATCCGCACCTATCACGGCCTTTTCTCGCCCGATGGCGAATGCCTCGAAGACCGTGCCCGGCTCCAGCTCGAACTGGTCGGGCGCCAGACATTTCGCGGCGCCCGCGCGCTCGCATCGCTTGACACAGGTGCGTGA
- a CDS encoding 3,4-dihydroxy-2-butanone-4-phosphate synthase, whose translation MEGLQPALDALAKGRIIVITGDRLRGGDIDFCVAAQHVTPEAINFMAMHGRGLICLALTPARAVKLGIELINPGREQQSGRPHGRSIEAATGVTTGISAADRAHTVKVAMAPDASASDLVSPGHVFPLITAEGGVKERPAAAEASIHLCRMAGAGDAAVICSIIRDDGEMARIEDLQELVERHQLAVADIGQIMRS comes from the coding sequence ATGGAAGGCCTGCAACCCGCACTCGATGCGCTGGCCAAAGGGCGCATCATCGTCATCACCGGTGACCGGCTGCGCGGCGGCGATATCGATTTCTGCGTCGCGGCCCAGCATGTAACGCCGGAAGCGATCAATTTCATGGCGATGCACGGGCGCGGGCTGATCTGCCTGGCACTGACCCCGGCGCGCGCGGTGAAGCTGGGGATCGAGCTGATCAACCCGGGCCGCGAACAGCAATCGGGCCGCCCGCATGGCCGCTCGATCGAAGCTGCGACCGGCGTCACCACCGGCATATCAGCGGCGGACCGCGCGCATACGGTCAAGGTCGCCATGGCGCCCGATGCCAGCGCCAGCGACCTCGTCTCGCCCGGCCATGTCTTCCCGCTGATCACGGCAGAAGGCGGTGTAAAGGAACGTCCCGCGGCAGCCGAAGCCTCGATCCACTTGTGCCGCATGGCCGGCGCGGGCGATGCTGCGGTGATCTGTTCGATCATACGCGACGATGGCGAGATGGCGCGGATCGAGGACCTTCAGGAACTGGTCGAGCGACATCAGCTTGCAGTGGCTGACATCGGGCAAATCATGCGCAGCTGA
- a CDS encoding DUF6356 family protein, with amino-acid sequence MDRSAISKAFIEHPASVGETYGEHLVHATGFGVRMVLGGLACILHGLLPFLFVKTGSKQIETLHGKMVVNRSKLPQPLDFVI; translated from the coding sequence GTGGACCGCAGCGCTATCAGCAAGGCATTTATCGAGCATCCGGCATCGGTCGGCGAAACCTATGGCGAGCATCTGGTCCATGCGACCGGCTTTGGGGTGCGGATGGTGCTGGGTGGGCTGGCGTGCATCCTCCACGGTCTGTTGCCGTTCCTGTTCGTCAAGACCGGCAGCAAACAGATCGAAACGCTGCACGGCAAGATGGTGGTCAATCGCAGCAAACTGCCGCAACCGCTCGATTTCGTGATCTAA
- a CDS encoding Lrp/AsnC family transcriptional regulator: MGDSVELDSKDWAILGILQMDASLPVQAIAERVGLSSNPCWRRIKRMEDAGVIARRVALVDAARVGFKTTVFVAIRTARHDAEWLTAFHEAIAGIDEISECHRMAGDIDYMLKLRVRDIADYDRIYQRLIRRVPGLADVTASFSMEEMKSTTALPRPG, translated from the coding sequence ATGGGCGATTCAGTCGAGTTAGATTCCAAGGACTGGGCAATCCTTGGAATCCTGCAAATGGACGCCTCGCTGCCGGTGCAGGCCATTGCCGAGCGCGTCGGGCTGTCCAGCAATCCGTGCTGGCGGCGGATCAAACGGATGGAGGATGCGGGCGTGATCGCGCGCCGGGTCGCACTGGTTGATGCGGCGCGGGTCGGCTTCAAGACCACCGTATTCGTCGCAATCCGGACCGCGCGCCACGATGCCGAATGGCTCACTGCCTTTCACGAGGCAATCGCCGGGATCGACGAGATCAGCGAATGCCACCGCATGGCGGGCGACATCGATTACATGCTGAAGCTGCGGGTCCGCGACATCGCCGATTATGACCGGATCTACCAGCGGTTGATCCGCCGCGTGCCCGGCCTGGCTGATGTGACTGCCAGCTTTTCGATGGAGGAAATGAAAAGCACAACCGCGCTGCCACGGCCAGGTTAA
- a CDS encoding formylglycine-generating enzyme family protein: MRQVTAIALLLAIAACSGPEESAELPTSALDFAAAKTCATPPDAPVRIEGGTFTMGSSAVYAEEGPERQTTVGGFWIDPHEVTNRQFAQFVQATGYVTVAEKPVDPEMFGVPVEQIPAFMLEPGSAVFTPPDKPSRNYNDWWEYLPGANWKKPYGPEGPDAVPDQPVVHLAWDDMQAYAAWKGGRIPTEAEWEYAASAGEQKYTEQPAPELANSWQGVFPVANEASDGFKGIAPVGCFKPNAFGLYDMVGNVWEVTADFFRAGHDPEDRDNPRGPSENDAYDPLNPGFSSRVMKGGSYLCAPNYCQRYRPESRHGRDPGLGASNVGFRLVYDGLPAS, encoded by the coding sequence TTGAGGCAAGTTACGGCGATCGCATTGTTGCTGGCAATTGCCGCCTGCAGCGGGCCGGAAGAAAGTGCGGAACTTCCCACGTCGGCGCTCGATTTCGCGGCGGCGAAGACCTGCGCAACTCCGCCCGATGCGCCGGTGCGGATCGAAGGCGGAACTTTCACCATGGGCAGCAGCGCGGTCTACGCCGAGGAAGGCCCGGAACGTCAGACAACGGTTGGCGGATTCTGGATCGACCCGCACGAAGTGACCAATCGGCAATTTGCCCAATTCGTTCAGGCTACCGGCTATGTCACAGTCGCGGAGAAACCGGTCGATCCGGAGATGTTCGGCGTGCCGGTGGAACAGATCCCCGCCTTCATGCTTGAACCGGGTTCGGCGGTCTTTACCCCGCCCGACAAGCCTTCGCGCAATTACAATGATTGGTGGGAATACCTGCCCGGAGCGAACTGGAAGAAGCCCTACGGTCCGGAAGGTCCGGATGCGGTGCCCGACCAGCCGGTGGTCCACCTCGCCTGGGATGATATGCAGGCCTATGCGGCTTGGAAAGGCGGCCGGATCCCCACGGAGGCCGAATGGGAATATGCGGCCAGTGCCGGCGAGCAGAAATATACTGAGCAGCCCGCGCCCGAACTCGCCAACAGCTGGCAGGGTGTCTTCCCCGTCGCCAATGAGGCGAGCGACGGGTTCAAGGGCATCGCCCCGGTCGGCTGCTTCAAACCCAATGCATTCGGGCTGTACGACATGGTCGGCAATGTCTGGGAAGTGACCGCGGATTTCTTCCGCGCGGGCCATGACCCGGAAGATCGCGACAATCCGCGCGGGCCAAGCGAGAACGACGCATATGATCCGCTCAATCCGGGCTTCTCAAGCCGGGTGATGAAGGGCGGCAGCTATCTGTGCGCACCTAACTATTGCCAGCGCTATCGTCCTGAAAGCCGCCATGGCCGCGACCCGGGCCTGGGCGCGTCAAATGTCGGGTTCAGATTGGTATACGACGGTTTGCCCGCTTCCTGA
- a CDS encoding sugar kinase, whose protein sequence is MTSDRYNQAPRIVCFGEILLRLAAPSTQLLFQEPVLEPTFCGAEANVAANLAGLGHRARMVSALPDNPVGEAAARAIAGFGVALAAPRVASSRLGTYYLQPGAMTRSPRVTYDRAGSAFAQIDPGSYDWPTLLAGAEWLFVGGITAALGDKALAALREAIAQAQTMGLKIAFDTNYRPALWQGREDQAAGILRDLSLEADLIFAGRRATAMMVGGSYDHADPDEGFHEAAQAMFAASARLQHMAATRRVVHSSDRQDLTGLVADRSGSSASATVALENIVDRVGTGDAFAAGVMHALLTRMSRDEAATFATACAEWAHSVRGDIMLATLADVEAIASGSRDVRR, encoded by the coding sequence ATGACGTCTGATCGATATAATCAAGCGCCGCGGATTGTTTGTTTTGGCGAAATTCTGCTGCGGCTCGCTGCTCCGTCCACGCAATTGCTGTTTCAGGAGCCGGTGCTTGAACCGACCTTTTGCGGGGCGGAGGCGAATGTTGCGGCAAACCTGGCGGGCCTGGGGCATCGTGCCCGCATGGTATCCGCCCTCCCGGACAATCCGGTCGGCGAGGCTGCGGCGCGCGCCATCGCGGGATTTGGTGTCGCGCTGGCGGCGCCACGCGTGGCATCCTCGCGCCTTGGCACCTATTACCTCCAGCCCGGGGCAATGACCCGTTCTCCGCGCGTTACCTATGATCGCGCGGGATCGGCTTTCGCGCAAATCGACCCTGGCAGCTATGACTGGCCAACGCTCCTCGCGGGGGCCGAATGGCTGTTTGTCGGCGGGATCACTGCAGCACTGGGAGACAAGGCGCTTGCCGCACTGCGCGAGGCGATCGCGCAGGCGCAGACGATGGGATTGAAGATCGCCTTTGACACCAATTACCGGCCGGCCTTGTGGCAGGGGCGCGAAGATCAGGCAGCGGGAATCCTGCGCGATCTCTCGCTTGAGGCGGACCTGATCTTTGCCGGACGCCGCGCGACCGCGATGATGGTGGGCGGCAGCTACGATCACGCCGATCCGGACGAAGGTTTCCACGAGGCGGCGCAAGCCATGTTTGCCGCCTCTGCGCGCTTGCAGCACATGGCCGCGACGCGGCGGGTGGTCCATTCGTCTGATCGCCAAGATCTGACCGGGCTGGTGGCCGATCGAAGCGGCAGCTCTGCAAGTGCGACGGTTGCGCTGGAAAATATCGTCGACCGGGTCGGCACGGGTGATGCCTTTGCCGCGGGCGTGATGCACGCCTTGCTGACCCGCATGTCGCGCGATGAGGCTGCGACATTCGCCACGGCCTGCGCCGAATGGGCGCATTCGGTGCGCGGGGATATCATGCTGGCGACGCTGGCGGATGTCGAAGCAATCGCCAGCGGCAGCAGGGATGTGCGGCGTTGA
- a CDS encoding sialate O-acetylesterase, with product MTSWLGKALFVAALVLPTPGLAQSLTFGPALSDGAVLQRGQPIEVTGSAAAGAKVSVEFAGTQADTTASKDGAWRVTLPAMASGENLALVATSGGERLELEGIRIGEVFLCSGQSNMQFSMAQTALEARERKLPIDRNIGLLSVPTATARVEQAHFSEPAKWTTAYGGSGDFSAVCLIAGRAIAQAQAVPVGLIDASMGGTPIEAWLPYEGLQQAGGMEEALAILDEFRADPAAAEARFGSQLDALWQMPPPPGQEPGRPRLGYANLFNAMIAPLGRMRMAGVIWYQGENNTRRPNARAAYQSQLEALLASWRARFGEDLPFAIVQLAPFGPLSSEPAEHNWAEVREAQRRVAEADRRAGLVVTSDVGERLDIHPPLKKPVGLRAAAVLSHLLYAAPAGTLGPRPIDARREGGEVRVRIAGGNAGLMAASWGRPGPFMLCHTAANRECRFADARLIGDSVAVEIPEGFTFDLVRYCWGAAPICNVFDGQQRPLGPFELLVEPNDANDGKAG from the coding sequence ATGACAAGCTGGCTAGGCAAGGCCCTGTTCGTCGCGGCGCTTGTCCTGCCGACGCCGGGCTTAGCGCAATCGCTGACATTTGGACCGGCGTTGTCCGATGGCGCGGTGCTCCAGCGCGGACAGCCGATCGAAGTGACCGGCAGCGCCGCCGCGGGCGCGAAGGTCAGCGTCGAATTCGCGGGGACACAGGCAGATACGACCGCCAGCAAGGATGGCGCCTGGCGTGTGACGCTCCCGGCAATGGCGTCGGGGGAGAACCTGGCGCTTGTCGCGACCAGCGGCGGCGAGCGGCTGGAGCTGGAGGGCATTCGCATCGGCGAGGTCTTCCTCTGTTCAGGCCAGTCGAACATGCAGTTCAGCATGGCCCAGACGGCGCTTGAAGCACGCGAGCGCAAGCTCCCGATCGATCGTAATATCGGCCTCCTCTCGGTTCCGACTGCGACCGCACGGGTCGAGCAGGCGCACTTTTCCGAACCTGCGAAATGGACCACTGCGTATGGCGGATCGGGCGATTTTTCCGCCGTGTGCCTGATTGCCGGGCGCGCGATCGCACAGGCGCAGGCTGTGCCGGTGGGCCTTATCGATGCTTCGATGGGCGGCACGCCGATCGAGGCTTGGCTCCCCTATGAGGGACTGCAGCAAGCGGGTGGAATGGAGGAGGCGCTCGCTATCCTGGATGAATTCCGCGCCGATCCGGCGGCGGCGGAAGCGCGCTTCGGATCGCAGCTCGATGCATTGTGGCAGATGCCACCACCGCCGGGGCAGGAACCGGGGCGGCCGCGCCTGGGCTATGCCAATCTGTTCAATGCCATGATTGCGCCGCTCGGGCGGATGCGGATGGCCGGAGTCATCTGGTACCAGGGCGAGAACAACACACGCCGTCCAAATGCCCGCGCTGCTTACCAGTCGCAGCTCGAGGCGCTGCTCGCAAGTTGGCGCGCGAGGTTCGGTGAGGACCTGCCGTTCGCCATCGTCCAGCTTGCCCCCTTCGGGCCTTTGTCGAGCGAGCCAGCGGAACACAATTGGGCGGAAGTGCGCGAAGCACAGCGCCGCGTCGCCGAAGCCGACCGGCGTGCCGGACTTGTGGTGACCAGCGACGTCGGCGAGCGGCTCGACATCCATCCGCCGCTAAAGAAGCCAGTGGGCTTGCGGGCCGCGGCTGTCCTTTCGCACCTTCTGTATGCCGCGCCGGCGGGGACGCTTGGTCCGCGTCCGATCGATGCCCGGCGCGAGGGTGGCGAGGTTCGCGTGCGGATTGCCGGCGGCAATGCCGGGCTGATGGCCGCCAGCTGGGGCAGGCCAGGGCCTTTCATGCTGTGCCATACCGCTGCAAACCGCGAATGTCGCTTCGCCGACGCTCGCTTGATTGGTGATAGCGTTGCTGTCGAGATTCCAGAGGGTTTCACATTTGATCTGGTGCGCTATTGCTGGGGCGCCGCACCGATCTGCAATGTCTTTGACGGGCAGCAGCGACCCTTGGGGCCGTTCGAACTCCTGGTTGAGCCGAACGATGCGAATGATGGAAAGGCTGGATGA